The proteins below come from a single Papaver somniferum cultivar HN1 chromosome 11, ASM357369v1, whole genome shotgun sequence genomic window:
- the LOC113323978 gene encoding uncharacterized protein LOC113323978 has translation MDDFDDDFGQYMKGEHDVDLFPEEEVFTPVDPSKMEVKTRFANKEAFKKHLRGYCVLNKCQYILDRSAPSRIKAECRFKTEHDCPWFVYASKKEGEKTFVLRKVNLEHKCEGDPQNRNRSVDPHFVKDFVLDQMKNKPKKVVPDPYKIKEDFLAEKRVNIPYQCAWKARNLVLESLYGNYKESYNEVPAFCKMFTKCNDGSVAKFTFDTVNNTFESMTLSFEPAMRGWRKACRGGIGLDACHLTGEYGGVLMAATALDGQNGLVMLGIMVCRAETKENWIIFLKHLKDAILAHPVKVAFISDRQKGLLEAVGIVFPGHHHRYCWRHLYKNFKKDYKGLELYSSLWNAAKAYKEKHFQEHFDNIVKQSAAAGAYLSREDPATWSRAFFNPIHCCEHMNNNFSESFNNMINKMRNKPIIMIGIMYANLVMGTWYNRRTESASWLYMVTSPKNSVFTVNILAKTCSCLQWQLRGFPCMHAVSALHSIRPQWRKYCSDYYSVENYKATYAPTFAPLDDKSEWVQPNMNKKILNPPRSRKPGRPKSKRVRSYDEPRVEKTKRRCGKCGNVTNHNKRTCAGGEVGSNPTAKRQRTECDAQSFTFSNIEPSQTTGVRGAAKSNKKKRTASFVGECFTGPGSQPLATPSSTPASTTPMSLPSIAPSSTPPSTINNLYQNFFGIGSVSQNIKQGKGRGNGNAKKK, from the exons ATGGATgactttgatgatgattttggtcaGTACATGAAGGGTGAGCATGATGTAGATCTTTTccctgaagaagaagtttttactCCAGTAGATCCTAGCAAAATGGAGGTAAAAACTAGATTTGCAAATAAGGAAGCATTTAAGAAACATCTCAGGGGTTATTGTGTTCTTAATAAGTGTCAATATATTTTGGATAGAAGTGCTCCCTCTAGAATTAAGGCTGAGTGTAGGTTTAAAACAGAACATGATTGTCCTTGGTTTGTGTATGCTAGCAAGAAAGAGGGTGAGAAGACTTTTGTTCTTAGGAAAGTGAATTTGGAACATAAGTGTGAAGGGGATCCCCAAAATAGGAATAGATCTGTTGATCCTCATTTTGTAAAGGATTTTGTTCTTGATCAGATGAAGAATAAGCCTAAAAAAGTTGTTCCAGACCCTTATAAAATCAAGGAAGACTTCTTAGCTGAAAAGAGAGTAAATATACCATATCAGTGTGCATGGAAGGCTAGGAATCTAGTTTTAGAGTCATTATATGGGAACTATAAAGAAAGTTACAATGAAGTACCAGCATTCTGCAAGATGTTTACAAAATGCAATGATGGGTCTGTTGCTAAGTTCACTTTTGACACAGTGAATAACACCTTTGAAAGCATGACACTCTCATTTGAACCTGCAATGAGGGGTTGGCGAAAAGCATGCAGGGGAGGTATAGGGCTTGATGCCTGCCATCTAACAGGGGAATATGGGGGAGTATTGATGGCTGCAACTGCACTTGATGGACAGAATGGGTTAGTAATGTTAGGAATTATGGTATGCAGAGCTGAAACAAAGGAAaattggatcatttttttgaagcatttgaagGATGCAATATTAGCACATCCAGTGAAAGTGGCTTTCATTTCAGATAGGCAAAAAGGTTTATTGGAAGCTGTTGGTATAGTGTTTCCTGGCCATCACCACAGATACTGTTGGAG ACATTTATACAAAAATTTCAAGAAGGATTACAAGGGTCTTGAATTATACAGTTCTTTATGGAATGCAGCAAAAGCATACAAAGAAAAGCATTTTCAG GAACATTTTGACAATATTGTGAAACAGAGTGCTGCAGCTGGTGCTTATCTCAGTAGAGAAGATCCTGCTACATGGTCCAGGGCCTTTTTTAACCCTATTCACTGTTGTGAACatatgaacaacaatttttcagaGTCTTTTAACAATATGATCAACAAGATGAGAAATAAACCAATTATAATGATAGGAATAATGTATGCTAACTTAGTGATGGGTACATGGTACAATAGGAGGACTGAATCTGCATCATGG TTATATATGGTGACTAGTCCAAAGAATTCTGTGTTCACAGTGAACATACTTGCCAAGACTTGCTCTTGTTTGCAGTGGCAGTTGAGGGGGTTCCCCTGTATGCATGCAGTGAGTGCATTGCATAGCATAAGGCCACAATGGAGAaa GTACTGCAGTGATTACTATTCAGTGGAGAACTATAAGGCCACATATGCACCAACTTTTGCACCACTAGATGATAAAAGTGAATGGGTCCAG CCAAACATGAACAAGAAGATCTTGAACCCTCCTCGCAGTAGGAAACCAGGAAGACCCAAGAGCAAGAGGGTAAGAAGTTATGATGAACCTCGTGTtgagaagacaaaaaggaggtgtGGGAAATGTGGAAATGTTACTAACCACAACAAAAGAACATGTGCTGGTGGTGAAGTGGGATCTAATCCAACTGCAAAGAGGCAAAGGACTGAATGTGATGCACAAAGCTTCACCTTCAGCAACATAGAGCCAAGTCAGACCACCGGAGTTAGGGGTGCAGCTAAgtcaaacaagaagaagagaacggCATCATTTGTTGGTGAATGTTTTACAGGGCCTGGCAGTCAGCCTTTGGCAACACCATCTTCTACTCCAGCTTCCACAACACCTATGAGTCTGCCATCTATAGCACCATCTTCTACTCCACCCTCTACAATAAATAACCTTTATCAGAACTTCTTTGGCATTGGATCTGTATCTCAGAATATAAAACAAGGAAAGGGAAGGGGAAATGGAAATGCTAAGAAGAAATGA